Sequence from the Plasmodium relictum strain SGS1 genome assembly, chromosome: 6 genome:
tatataaataaatataagatACATTGTAAATGTTTCtgaaaagataaataaattatttcacATATTTTAATCAAATAGTTACttctaaattaaataagaCCATAAGTTGGTAAAGAATTTTTCTTGTTGCAAAATCAGGAAATCCTTTTCCAGTTATTAAAATGCAAGGAAGAATCTGaaaataacatatatatatatatatatatatatatatgtataattaggatttttttttttttctaaaaaattcCGGTATACATTCCAAATTTTGTGTTGGCAAAGTTTTTGATAAAGAGAATATTTTTCAACGACCAATATGTAATGAGCTGAGGTATCAATTTTATCAACATTTAAAAGATACTCATTAATCATTAAACCGTTGTCtaaaattttaaacaaaaaaatgtttaaatatttttaatccTTTTAATGCTATAttagtaattttttatattaatttttattgttatatatatatattattttctttttaaacaaaaatttttccaaattatttatttactcATTTCACTCAGACTTAAAATttcattgttttttttaagtacCAGTAGCCCAGCTATGCatcctatatatataataaaatatacataaattagaacttatgaatataatatttgtgaagaaaaaacattaaataataaaacaattaaaaagtataaaataatttaattagtttattttttatttatataaatagaaacaataaaattaaataatagaaaGAAGATACATATTCTTAagtacattaaaaaaaaatttttaaaaaaacctTTTTCTGATGCATATATGTTTAATGTTGATCTCGGAAAACCTAAAATATTACAAACCTcctaaaaattattaataaatacgtttatcttttatttttatttcttttgtctttttttaatattttttttttttttttatatatttgcaatttattaatttaactTTTATATGCCTATTAGTTTGAGTTTGCTTATAGAATACATTATAAAGTTTGTAATAAATTTCTCTTTGTGTGCAACTCTTATCCTTTATATTAAagttttaaatgataaaaaaaaaaaaaagatgttatatataattttaagatATTATGGCTGctgaatttaaaatataggaaaatattcaaaaatagttatataaataatgttaTGCAAAAAAAACCTGAATAATCATGTTGTTTATTAATTCCACAACTGAGAGAGCTGataataaatacaaaataaaatgataatagataaataacgtaataaaaaaaaatatatatttatttacttcTGCATAATCTAATTAGTTTTTTATCGAAAAGGTTActagaataatttttatctaaattatttttaaatatatcaacATTAATATTTAACAACCAAGAAATTATTTGTAGAACAAAATCTTCAATAGctgtaaaaaaattacataatatttttttttaaaatttatctttattaaaaaaaagaaaagaaaaatttttaaccatcaaaaattttatttttatcaatgaATTTATAAGTTATCATTTTTGAGGGATATAAGGTActttattatgttttttaattcaaagaaaagaaaaaaaattaacaaaaacaatttttataaagaataatttttaaatttataaaaaaaaaaagagtaaaaGGCAATATGAAAGAAGAAAGTTAATAAAACTTAATACattctaaaaaatttttaatgtatataCAACTCTTAaatgaaattgaaaaaaaaaaaaagaggaattaatattattattataattattcctaatattattattatgtatTAATAAAGACTTGTTTGCTTCATTATGCTTAAAAATTCTTCTTGACTAATTTCTCCGTCCATATCTTTATCAAACTCATCAATCATGGCTTGTAATTCATCATCAGACAAATTCTCTCcctataaattttaattaagattaattttaaaacatttttaaaaataatactaaGAAGTAATTAatatagtat
This genomic interval carries:
- a CDS encoding topoisomerase, putative; the protein is MITYKFIDKNKIFDAIEDFVLQIISWLLNINVDIFKNNLDKNYSSNLFDKKLIRLCRTLSVVELINNMIIQDKSCTQREIYYKLYNVFYKQTQTNRHIKEVCNILGFPRSTLNIYASEKGCIAGLLVLKKNNEILSLSEMNNGLMINEYLLNVDKIDTSAHYILVVEKYSLYQKLCQHKIWNILPCILITGKGFPDFATRKILYQLMVLFNLECAYVGDYDPYGIRIYLTYKEGNSANEDSIYSCKNIKWIGMCSEDIGLFPKESLLVLTKKEKNVIRNLLEDKNLNYNSKIRKEVCEMKKMNYKFEIEAIEYLGMEFFIKKYLILKILRKQWLI